One Sinorhizobium mexicanum genomic region harbors:
- a CDS encoding DUF1993 domain-containing protein, with amino-acid sequence MPPTMYKLSVPAFIRGFSALGGLFDKAEAFASEKGMPLAELFDARLAPDMLPLAGQIQRASDTSKNAIARLTKIEAPRFPDEEQSFAELRERIAKTVAFLETVQPADLEGSENRDVTLSFPNLKVAFTGEDYLLQFVLPNFYFHVTTAYDILRHKGVPIGKADYIGGLG; translated from the coding sequence ATGCCGCCAACCATGTACAAGCTTTCCGTACCCGCCTTCATCCGCGGCTTTTCCGCCCTCGGTGGCCTGTTCGACAAGGCCGAAGCCTTCGCTTCTGAGAAGGGCATGCCGCTCGCTGAACTCTTTGACGCACGGTTGGCCCCGGACATGCTGCCGCTGGCGGGCCAGATCCAGCGGGCGAGCGACACGAGCAAAAACGCCATCGCGCGGCTGACGAAAATCGAGGCGCCGCGCTTCCCGGACGAGGAACAAAGCTTCGCGGAATTGCGCGAACGGATCGCCAAGACGGTCGCATTCCTCGAAACGGTCCAACCGGCAGATCTCGAAGGCAGCGAAAACCGCGACGTGACGCTCAGCTTCCCCAACCTCAAGGTGGCCTTTACCGGCGAGGACTACCTCTTGCAGTTCGTGTTGCCGAACTTCTACTTCCACGTAACCACCGCCTACGACATCCTCCGCCACAAGGGCGTGCCGATCGGCAAGGCCGACTACATCGGCGGCCTCGGCTGA
- a CDS encoding DUF6638 family protein, whose protein sequence is MKRLLEAELVYGRLLDISEPHLVARYNKALEGLGLQRTALDHFSIDMTGFSPEIADELGDLDYLDPNRVNRRFIILTPAQADLPVVHTSFSNTAALMHEFFNANSRAINAVTIKDALYGEIEDSVSVVEDIDDLLSINEVRFRVLSAEDMLGKATELRELVDRLKKVPTAWADDAMLNRMVELAKVTGDIRQNALVPNELVFRHDAFWANHFGGIYVFLDQKTTTVICDPSVPGFRRSRPWQVSYIAINDHARIYEFLARTNRLQLPQASWVQESGLFQHRADMIIRGLISDADPTADLMNADRIWLQTWIHRNAALVSRDGTYPFLQEMARTIAATGTITMAEVPPEHRFLLVRAAPMHPDQWLVNRLISELVPRDFVSRFVFDKQGFYGAYEHFSEKFREYVVATLTSTYLKDKAAFRHKLYGLKEE, encoded by the coding sequence ATGAAGCGCCTTCTTGAAGCGGAGCTGGTCTACGGTCGGCTGCTCGACATATCCGAGCCGCATCTCGTCGCGCGCTACAACAAGGCGCTGGAGGGCTTGGGCCTGCAACGGACGGCGCTCGATCACTTCAGCATCGACATGACCGGCTTCTCACCCGAGATCGCCGACGAACTCGGGGATCTCGATTATCTTGACCCGAACCGCGTCAATCGACGTTTTATCATCCTGACGCCGGCTCAGGCGGATCTCCCCGTCGTCCACACGAGTTTTTCCAACACAGCCGCGCTGATGCATGAATTCTTCAACGCCAACAGCCGCGCGATCAACGCGGTGACGATCAAGGACGCGCTCTACGGCGAGATCGAGGATTCTGTTTCGGTGGTCGAGGACATCGACGACCTCCTGTCGATCAACGAGGTTCGTTTCCGGGTTCTTTCGGCGGAAGACATGCTCGGCAAGGCAACCGAGCTCAGGGAACTGGTCGACCGGTTGAAGAAGGTACCGACCGCCTGGGCCGATGATGCCATGCTGAACCGGATGGTGGAGCTGGCAAAAGTGACCGGCGACATCCGGCAGAACGCGCTGGTGCCAAACGAACTCGTTTTCCGTCATGATGCCTTCTGGGCCAATCACTTTGGCGGCATCTATGTCTTCCTCGACCAGAAGACGACGACGGTTATTTGCGATCCCTCGGTGCCCGGTTTCAGGCGATCGCGGCCATGGCAGGTGAGCTACATTGCCATCAACGACCATGCCCGTATTTACGAGTTCCTCGCCCGGACCAACCGGCTGCAATTGCCGCAGGCTTCCTGGGTGCAGGAATCCGGGCTGTTCCAGCACCGGGCGGACATGATCATTCGCGGGCTGATCAGCGATGCCGATCCGACAGCCGATCTCATGAACGCCGATCGGATCTGGCTGCAGACCTGGATCCACCGTAACGCGGCGCTTGTGTCGCGCGATGGAACCTACCCCTTCCTTCAGGAAATGGCCCGGACGATAGCGGCAACGGGCACGATCACCATGGCGGAGGTCCCGCCGGAACATCGCTTCCTGCTCGTGCGCGCCGCACCGATGCATCCCGATCAATGGCTGGTGAACCGCCTGATCTCCGAGCTCGTCCCCCGCGATTTCGTCTCCCGCTTCGTTTTCGACAAGCAGGGATTCTACGGAGCTTACGAGCACTTCAGCGAAAAGTTCCGGGAATATGTTGTCGCGACATTGACCAGCACGTATCTCAAGGACAAGGCCGCTTTCCGCCACAAGCTCTACGGTCTCAAAGAGGAATAG
- a CDS encoding DUF2333 family protein, whose product MFDPIVAFFQRIFTAIGRGIGLAVAWLLWPFVALGNWYRARSWIIKGPIGLILLGLVLFYGYFVWQTQAWTNFDPDYVDRYKLAERKVPAGSPVSGPGATAPGRQNPGTTGGQAAAVGPSGEASTTEALAVAQLPAGTVCQTSAIVDVAADLIDYNVNQNAWISSMLLYKLGLFGMDWDDTPWLDNKASFQRGINQAIRRTSVELVDSLGRVRGTSGINNDLQSARGNIQFDEETWYFGINPFGPKTPTPSFYRAAMRDFRKFNGSLGKCEAIFDGRSDNMVEFLDRIANDLGNTSAIIRERSEFHNGGWFDTRADDRFWFAFGQLYGYYGILSAAGADFENVVAQRGLTPIWTETIRQLRAALNIQPLIISNGREDGWIMPTHLATMGFYILRVRSNLVEMRDILAR is encoded by the coding sequence ATGTTCGATCCGATCGTTGCGTTTTTTCAGCGTATTTTCACGGCGATCGGCCGTGGCATCGGCTTGGCGGTGGCCTGGCTTCTCTGGCCCTTCGTCGCACTCGGTAACTGGTATCGGGCAAGAAGCTGGATCATCAAGGGCCCGATCGGCCTCATCCTCCTTGGCCTCGTCCTGTTCTATGGCTACTTCGTCTGGCAGACGCAGGCCTGGACCAATTTCGACCCGGACTATGTCGACCGCTACAAGCTCGCCGAGCGCAAGGTGCCGGCAGGGTCGCCGGTAAGCGGTCCCGGCGCAACGGCGCCGGGGCGGCAAAATCCAGGGACTACCGGCGGCCAGGCTGCCGCAGTCGGTCCATCGGGCGAGGCCAGCACGACCGAGGCGCTCGCCGTGGCGCAACTGCCGGCGGGAACGGTTTGTCAGACCTCGGCGATCGTCGACGTCGCAGCCGATCTCATCGACTACAACGTCAACCAGAATGCCTGGATATCCTCCATGCTGCTCTACAAGCTCGGCCTCTTCGGGATGGACTGGGACGATACGCCCTGGCTCGACAACAAGGCGTCGTTCCAGCGGGGAATCAACCAGGCGATACGCCGCACTTCGGTGGAACTCGTGGATTCGCTCGGGCGCGTCCGCGGCACGTCGGGCATCAACAACGACCTGCAAAGCGCGCGCGGCAACATCCAGTTCGACGAGGAGACCTGGTATTTCGGCATCAACCCGTTCGGGCCCAAGACGCCGACGCCAAGCTTTTATCGGGCGGCGATGCGCGATTTCAGGAAGTTCAATGGTTCGCTCGGAAAGTGCGAGGCGATCTTCGACGGTCGGTCCGACAACATGGTCGAGTTCCTCGACCGCATCGCCAACGACCTCGGCAACACATCGGCGATCATCCGCGAACGATCCGAATTCCACAATGGCGGCTGGTTCGATACGCGCGCCGACGACCGCTTCTGGTTCGCCTTCGGCCAGCTCTATGGCTACTACGGCATTCTTTCCGCCGCCGGTGCCGACTTCGAGAATGTCGTTGCCCAGCGCGGCCTGACACCGATCTGGACCGAGACGATCCGGCAGCTGCGCGCCGCCTTGAACATCCAGCCGCTGATCATCTCGAACGGCCGCGAGGATGGCTGGATCATGCCGACCCATCTGGCGACGATGGGTTTCTACATCCTTCGAGTGCGGTCAAATCTCGTGGAAATGCGCGATATCCTTGCCCGCTGA
- a CDS encoding AAA family ATPase, protein MTLNTGLTTLHEDDIAKHQATAQSLVTKLIILERDDISGGTPLAGTGRRFVSTVSSGGQRRSREVELQRTIQSVRGADPLLSPAQHAVLYRARRGIQVALAVADVFARQTNLEQLQARNAAAPLGGEEAGQFKALLSAAAYVAAFTLAAYLGATLQGEGEPVDDAAEPDFLFDTPQDALKSMIAALDRSIAGAPDDLALTARTRAFSRVAIEGLIARKARFTGLQSFENVHIRLDQDDFTLNGFDIAPGQKRKPLVMTFKKPEEIIGNHIAKYQALKLAKMLMAYDFDRQMNPFVELGGFLFTFIGDGMPGTGKTILIQMLAGMLHDYCGVAGYAFHYENFGVDQISSYQGKSGQNCKEFVNNVINPRAIGFGTIDDVDQVTAKRSDDRASAGQHEVTAVLMESFAGASTVVRGNCTFGMFSNYPENVDDALRQRAGARWLVDGPQTEGDYIDIFALLVGKNHKIPLGQHDLYAGQEIKRAVSQSYEAHSRPQEEGLAAVWERYEKEKGKIATLADVGAYLHMIKEAEPRFTGRAIRNITDAIKMRAMDVELPDDWFKDAGAFMHKSYDEKKAMIEDLRGPITIEIVLQEINRYADSEFRYTDKSDDAAVGDIIRRERQRERAIREIETMKREGRWQG, encoded by the coding sequence ATGACGCTGAATACCGGCTTGACGACGTTGCACGAGGACGACATCGCCAAGCATCAGGCGACAGCCCAGAGCCTTGTCACCAAGCTGATCATCCTCGAACGGGATGACATATCAGGGGGAACGCCGCTCGCCGGCACAGGCCGTCGTTTCGTCTCGACCGTTTCGAGTGGCGGCCAGCGCCGCAGCCGCGAGGTTGAACTTCAGCGCACGATCCAATCGGTGCGTGGCGCCGATCCGCTCCTGTCGCCGGCCCAGCATGCCGTCCTTTACCGCGCGCGCCGCGGCATTCAAGTGGCGCTTGCCGTCGCCGACGTTTTCGCGCGCCAGACGAATCTCGAGCAATTGCAGGCGCGCAACGCCGCGGCGCCGCTCGGCGGCGAGGAGGCGGGCCAATTCAAGGCACTGCTTTCGGCGGCCGCCTATGTTGCCGCCTTCACGCTGGCGGCCTATCTGGGCGCGACCCTGCAGGGGGAAGGGGAGCCGGTCGACGATGCGGCAGAGCCCGACTTTCTCTTCGATACGCCCCAGGATGCGCTGAAAAGCATGATCGCGGCGCTCGATCGCAGCATTGCCGGCGCGCCCGACGATCTTGCCCTGACCGCCCGCACGCGCGCCTTTTCACGGGTCGCGATCGAAGGACTGATCGCCCGCAAGGCGCGGTTCACCGGCCTTCAGAGCTTCGAAAACGTCCACATCCGGCTCGACCAGGACGACTTCACCCTGAACGGTTTCGACATTGCGCCGGGACAGAAGCGCAAACCGCTGGTGATGACCTTCAAGAAGCCCGAAGAAATCATCGGCAACCACATTGCGAAATACCAGGCGCTGAAGCTCGCGAAGATGCTGATGGCCTATGACTTCGACCGGCAGATGAATCCGTTCGTCGAACTTGGCGGCTTCCTCTTCACCTTCATCGGCGACGGCATGCCGGGCACCGGCAAGACCATTCTCATCCAGATGCTGGCCGGAATGCTCCACGACTATTGCGGCGTCGCCGGCTACGCTTTCCACTACGAGAACTTCGGCGTCGACCAGATTTCCTCCTACCAGGGAAAATCCGGTCAGAACTGCAAGGAGTTCGTCAACAACGTCATCAATCCTCGGGCGATCGGCTTCGGCACGATCGACGATGTCGATCAGGTGACGGCCAAGCGCTCCGATGACCGTGCCTCGGCCGGCCAGCATGAGGTGACGGCGGTGCTGATGGAGAGTTTCGCCGGTGCGTCGACCGTGGTGCGCGGCAACTGCACCTTCGGCATGTTCTCGAACTACCCGGAGAATGTCGATGACGCGTTGCGCCAGCGGGCTGGCGCGCGCTGGCTCGTCGATGGGCCGCAGACGGAAGGCGATTATATCGATATTTTCGCGCTGCTCGTCGGCAAGAACCACAAGATCCCGCTTGGTCAGCACGATCTCTATGCCGGCCAGGAGATCAAGCGGGCGGTGTCGCAGTCCTACGAGGCCCATTCACGGCCGCAGGAGGAGGGGCTTGCCGCCGTTTGGGAGCGCTACGAGAAAGAGAAGGGAAAGATCGCCACGCTCGCCGACGTCGGCGCCTATCTGCACATGATCAAGGAGGCCGAGCCACGCTTTACCGGTCGGGCGATCAGGAACATCACCGATGCGATCAAGATGCGGGCGATGGACGTCGAACTGCCCGATGACTGGTTCAAGGATGCCGGCGCATTCATGCACAAGTCCTACGACGAGAAGAAGGCGATGATCGAAGACCTGCGCGGCCCGATCACGATCGAGATCGTGCTGCAGGAAATCAACCGCTACGCCGACAGCGAGTTTCGCTACACCGACAAGTCGGACGATGCCGCCGTTGGCGACATCATCCGCCGCGAGCGCCAGCGCGAAAGGGCAATCCGCGAGATCGAGACCATGAAACGCGAGGGCAGATGGCAGGGATGA
- a CDS encoding choline ABC transporter substrate-binding protein — protein sequence MIRIRSLKFMLAGAVCMAALTAGNAVAAEPDSCGTVRFSDVGWTDITATTATVTTILKGLGYQTDVKVLSVPVTYTSLKNRDIDVFLGNWMPTMEADIAPYREDKSVETVRENLEGAKYTLATNAKGAELGIKDFKDIAAHKDELDGKIYGIEPGNDGNRLIIDMVDKGTFNLKGFEVVESSEQGMLAQVARAEKDGEPIVFLGWEPHPMNANFKLTYLSGGDDIFGPNFGGATVLTNVRAGYTTECPNVGALLKNLKFSLQMENEIMGKILNDGEEPEAAAAAWLKANPTAVDPWLAGVTAKDGGDGLAAVKTALGL from the coding sequence ATGATAAGGATACGCTCTCTCAAATTCATGCTGGCTGGTGCCGTTTGCATGGCAGCCCTGACCGCCGGAAATGCCGTCGCGGCCGAACCGGATAGCTGCGGCACCGTCCGTTTCTCAGATGTCGGCTGGACGGACATTACGGCAACGACGGCAACGGTAACGACGATCCTCAAGGGCCTCGGCTACCAGACGGACGTGAAGGTCCTGTCGGTTCCTGTCACCTATACCTCGCTGAAGAACAGGGACATCGACGTCTTCCTCGGCAACTGGATGCCGACGATGGAGGCCGACATCGCGCCCTATCGCGAGGACAAGTCGGTCGAAACCGTGCGGGAGAATCTCGAAGGTGCCAAGTACACGCTTGCGACCAACGCCAAGGGCGCAGAACTCGGCATAAAGGATTTCAAGGATATCGCCGCGCACAAGGATGAACTGGACGGCAAGATCTACGGGATCGAACCGGGCAATGACGGCAATCGTCTGATCATCGACATGGTCGACAAGGGAACTTTCAATCTCAAGGGTTTCGAAGTCGTCGAATCGTCCGAGCAAGGCATGCTGGCGCAGGTCGCCCGCGCCGAGAAGGACGGCGAACCGATCGTCTTTCTCGGGTGGGAACCGCACCCGATGAACGCCAATTTCAAGCTCACCTATCTGTCGGGCGGCGATGACATCTTCGGCCCGAATTTCGGTGGCGCGACGGTGCTGACCAATGTGCGTGCCGGCTACACGACCGAATGCCCGAACGTCGGCGCGCTGCTGAAGAACCTAAAGTTCTCGCTCCAGATGGAGAACGAGATCATGGGCAAGATCCTGAACGACGGCGAAGAGCCGGAAGCAGCTGCGGCGGCATGGCTCAAGGCCAATCCAACGGCAGTCGACCCCTGGCTTGCCGGTGTGACCGCCAAGGATGGCGGCGACGGACTGGCCGCGGTCAAGACCGCCCTCGGTCTGTGA
- a CDS encoding formate--tetrahydrofolate ligase: protein MPEVKSDIEIARAARKKPIQEIGEKLGIPPEHLLPYGHDKAKVSAEFVAAQQGNGNGRLILVTAINPTPAGEGKTTTTVGLGDGLNRIGKKTVVCIREASLGPCFGSKGGAAGGGYAQVVPMEDINLHFTGDFHAITAAHNLLAALIDNHIYWGNEQAIDIRRIAWRRVMDMNDRALRQIVGSLGGVANGYPRETGFDITVASEVMAILCLAMDIKDLEKRLGNIIIGYRRDKSPVYARDIKADGAMAVLLRDAMQPNLVQTLENNPAFVHGGPFANIAHGCNSVVATATALKLADYVVTEAGFGADLGAEKFFDIKCRKAGLKPDAAVVVATVRAVKMNGGVKKEDLGRENVEALKKGCANLGRHVQNVKKFGVPVLVAINHFTSDTEAEIQAIKDYVRTLGSEAVLCKHWAEGSAGIEELAHKVVDLANAGHSQFSPLYPDDMPLFQKIETIAKDIYHASEVIADKLVREQLRTWEDQGYGHLPICMAKTQYSFSTDPNLRGAPSGHTVPIREVRLAAGAGFIVVITGEIMTMPGLPKAPSSEKIRLNEEGLIEGLF from the coding sequence ATGCCGGAGGTCAAATCCGATATCGAGATCGCGCGCGCCGCGAGGAAGAAGCCGATCCAGGAGATCGGCGAAAAACTCGGCATTCCGCCGGAGCACCTGCTCCCCTACGGCCACGACAAGGCCAAGGTCAGCGCTGAATTCGTCGCCGCACAGCAGGGAAACGGAAACGGCCGGCTTATCCTGGTGACAGCGATCAACCCCACGCCAGCCGGCGAAGGCAAGACGACGACCACCGTTGGGCTTGGCGACGGCCTCAACCGCATCGGCAAGAAGACGGTCGTCTGCATCCGGGAGGCATCGCTCGGCCCGTGCTTCGGCAGCAAGGGCGGAGCGGCCGGCGGCGGTTACGCCCAGGTCGTGCCGATGGAGGATATCAACCTTCACTTCACCGGCGATTTTCATGCCATCACGGCGGCACACAACCTGCTCGCTGCGCTGATAGACAATCACATCTATTGGGGCAACGAGCAGGCGATCGACATTCGGCGCATCGCCTGGCGCCGGGTGATGGACATGAACGACCGGGCGCTGCGCCAGATCGTCGGTTCGCTTGGCGGCGTCGCCAACGGCTACCCGCGCGAGACCGGCTTCGACATCACCGTCGCCTCGGAAGTCATGGCGATCCTTTGCCTTGCGATGGACATCAAGGATCTCGAGAAGCGGCTCGGCAACATCATCATCGGCTACCGGCGCGACAAGAGCCCGGTCTATGCCCGCGACATCAAGGCGGACGGGGCGATGGCGGTACTGCTCAGGGACGCGATGCAGCCGAACCTGGTGCAGACGCTCGAGAACAACCCGGCCTTTGTCCATGGCGGCCCCTTTGCCAATATCGCCCATGGCTGCAATTCGGTTGTCGCCACGGCAACCGCCCTGAAGCTCGCCGACTATGTCGTTACCGAGGCCGGATTCGGTGCCGATCTCGGCGCCGAAAAGTTCTTTGACATCAAGTGCCGCAAGGCCGGCCTGAAGCCGGACGCCGCGGTCGTCGTCGCGACCGTGCGGGCGGTCAAGATGAATGGCGGCGTGAAGAAGGAGGATCTGGGTCGGGAGAATGTCGAGGCGCTCAAGAAGGGCTGCGCCAATCTCGGGCGGCACGTCCAGAACGTCAAGAAATTCGGCGTTCCCGTGCTCGTTGCGATCAACCACTTCACCTCCGACACCGAGGCAGAGATCCAGGCGATCAAGGACTATGTGAGGACGCTTGGTTCCGAAGCCGTTCTCTGCAAGCACTGGGCCGAGGGTTCGGCAGGGATCGAGGAACTGGCCCACAAGGTCGTGGACCTCGCCAATGCGGGGCACTCGCAGTTCTCGCCGCTTTACCCGGACGACATGCCGCTCTTCCAGAAGATCGAGACGATTGCCAAGGACATCTATCACGCGAGCGAGGTCATTGCCGACAAGCTGGTGCGCGAACAGCTCCGGACCTGGGAGGACCAGGGTTACGGCCACCTGCCGATCTGCATGGCGAAGACTCAATATTCCTTCTCGACCGACCCGAACCTGCGCGGCGCGCCGAGTGGCCACACCGTGCCGATCCGCGAGGTGCGGCTTGCGGCCGGCGCCGGCTTCATCGTCGTCATCACCGGAGAGATCATGACGATGCCGGGCCTGCCGAAAGCGCCGTCCTCTGAGAAAATACGGCTCAATGAGGAGGGGCTGATCGAGGGGCTGTTCTGA
- a CDS encoding thymidine kinase has protein sequence MAKLYFSYATMNAGKSTLLLQASYNYQERGMRVAMLIAAFDDRGGAGRISSRIGLASDAIPFSGDDDLYALVECLNADGSGEIACVFVDEAQFLGEDQVWQLARVADRLGIPVMAYGLRTDFQGKLFPGSMALLAIADELREVRTICHCGRKATMVVRLDGAGNLVREGAQVDVGGNEKYVSYCRRHWEDRMRDG, from the coding sequence ATGGCCAAACTCTATTTCAGCTATGCGACGATGAATGCCGGCAAGAGCACCCTGTTGCTGCAGGCCTCCTATAACTACCAGGAGCGCGGCATGCGCGTCGCCATGCTGATCGCCGCCTTCGACGACCGCGGCGGGGCCGGCCGCATCTCGTCGCGCATCGGGCTGGCATCGGACGCGATCCCGTTCAGCGGCGATGACGATCTCTACGCCCTTGTCGAATGCCTGAACGCAGACGGTTCCGGCGAGATCGCCTGCGTCTTCGTGGATGAGGCCCAATTCCTCGGCGAGGACCAGGTCTGGCAACTCGCGCGCGTCGCCGACCGCCTCGGCATTCCGGTGATGGCCTATGGCCTCAGAACCGACTTCCAGGGCAAGCTCTTTCCCGGTTCGATGGCGCTGCTGGCGATCGCTGACGAGTTGCGCGAAGTCAGGACGATCTGCCATTGCGGGCGCAAGGCGACGATGGTCGTGCGGCTCGACGGCGCCGGCAACCTTGTGCGCGAAGGCGCGCAGGTGGATGTCGGCGGTAACGAGAAATACGTTTCCTATTGCCGCCGTCACTGGGAAGACCGGATGCGCGACGGCTGA